A window of Corvus moneduloides isolate bCorMon1 chromosome 30, bCorMon1.pri, whole genome shotgun sequence contains these coding sequences:
- the SMUG1 gene encoding single-strand selective monofunctional uracil DNA glycosylase, with translation MERAGPEAGPRRDEDEEEEEEEEEGSREEAEDGAADEEDEDEDEERAEGVAGRFLALERALSEQLRALPPPGPPVALVYAPLEYAWEPHRDFVRRYCRGPKAVLFLGMNPGPFGMAQTGVPFGEAWHVREWLRVSGSVLKPPQEHPKRPVLGLRCPRAEVSGARFWGLIRSLCPDPRAFFRHCFVHNLCPLLFLAASGRNVPPPELRAPERERLLGPCGAALAAAVVALRVRLVVALGRVAELRARRALAAAGLAVPVRALPHPSPRNPRANRGWEGAARARLGEIGVLRLLGVREGARLGSGGMEVGGAVPQFPLPGTGGKGAGGSLCQFDQLGAGEKGIDGALPQFPQAEKDLGHHYRAEDESLPQFPQLGIGRKEDGAALSQFDQLGTGGQGIDGALPQFPHSGAGEREVGGSLPQFPHSGGGLGLL, from the exons ATGGAGCGCGCCGGGCCCgaggcggggccgcggcgggacgaggacgaggaggaggaggaggaggaggaggaaggatcCCGGGAGGAGGCTGAGGACGGAGCCGcggatgaggaggatgaggatgaggatgaggagcgGGCCGAAGGCGTGGCCGGGCGGTTCCTGGCTCTCGAGCGGGCTCTGTCCGAGCAGCtgcgggcgctgccgccgcccggGCCGCCCGTGGCCCTCGTGTACGCCCCGCTCGAGTACGCGTGGGAGCCGCACCGCGACTTCGTGCGCCGCTACTGCCGCGGCCCCAAGGCCGTGCTGTTCCTCGGCATGAACCCCGGCCCCTTCGGCATGGCCCAGACCGGG GTGCCGTTCGGCGAGGCGTGGCACGTTCGGGAGTGGCTGCGGGTTTCGGGCTCGGTGCTGAAGCCCCCCCAGGAGCACCCCAAGCGCCCGGTGCTGGGGCTGCGCTGCCCGCGGGCCGAGGTGAGCGGCGCCCGCTTCTGGGGGCTCATCCGGAGCCTCTGCCCGGACCCCCGCGCCTTCTTCCGCCACTGCTTCGTGCACAACCTCTgccccctcctcttcctcgccGCCAGCGGCCGCAACGTCCCCCCCCCGGAGCTGCGGGCCCCGGAGCGGGAGCGGCTGCTCGGGCCGTGCGGGGCGGCGCTGGCGGCCGCCGTGGTGGCCCTGAGGGTGCGGCTCGTGGTGGCCCTGGGCCGGGTGGCCGAGCTGCGGGCGCGCCGGGCGCTGGCGGCCGCCGGGCTGGCCGTGCCCGTGCGGGCCCTGCCGCACCCGTCCCCCCGCAACCCCCGCGCCAACCGCGGCTGGGAGGGAGCGGCCCGGGCCAGGCTGGGCGAGATCGGGGTGCTGCGGCTGCTGGGGGTGCGGGAGGGAGCGCGGCTGGGCAGCGGGGGGATGGAGGTTGGGGgggctgtgcctcagtttcccctcccGGGAACTGGGGGGAAGGGGGCTGGCGGGTCCCTGTGCCAGTTTGACCAGTTGGGAgctggggaaaaggggattGATGGggccctgcctcagtttccccaggcAGAAAAGGATTTAGGGCATCACTACAGGGCAGAGGATGaatccctgcctcagtttccccagttGGGGATTGGGAGGAAGGAGGATGGTGCGGCCCTGTCCCAGTTTGACCAGTTGGGGACTGGGGGACAGGGGATTGATGGcgccctgcctcagtttccccactcAGGAGCCGGGGAGCGGGAGGTTGGTGggtccctgcctcagtttccccactcGGGGGGCGGTTTAGGGCTCCTTtag